One Terriglobales bacterium DNA segment encodes these proteins:
- a CDS encoding 2-oxoglutarate dehydrogenase E1 component, which translates to MASTTQEYQRSSLLIDPHDRERVFEAFRRWGYLQAQLDPLGQYFAPQMVPELDIQGDFASEARRYYCGTIAAEFMHIPDAARREWIQERLEGDPVPVDQKHILELLTKADLFEQVIQSRYLGTKRFSLEGVTALIPLLDEVLNDAAERGAVQVVIAMSHRGRLNVMVNTVGKTAADMFAKFEDVDPRSVLGGGDVKYHQGATGTFTSRNGQTINLHLVSNPSHLEAVDPVATGRVRAKQIRMGGEEKVLPVMIHGDAAFAGQGIWAETMNLAGVDGYTVGGGLHIIANNLIGFTTEPCETNSSRYSSDLAKRLPIPIFHVNSEDPDAVLRIARLGTEYRYTFHSDVVIDLVGYRRHGHSEVDDPTITQPIRYARIKDHPPLHEIYAKRIGVDNAKRVQEITAEIGEAQKQATKLKKMPRLAKLPEYWDKYRGGRFKPEYAVETGISAEQIAQISDQLTSYPKEFHIHPKIKKLLEQRAEMGHGKRSFDYGMAEAVAFGSLVLQGVPVRLSGQDCKRGTFNQRHSVLIDVENEAEYIPLNHLAPQQAKYEVYNSILSEAGVLGFEYGYSRDYPESLVLWEAQFGDFANGAQIVIDQFIAAGEDKWGLLSGVVLLLPHGYEGQGPEHSSARIERYLQLAARDNMQVCQPSTAAQYFHLLRRQVLRPWRKPLVVFTPKSMLRHPDASSSLQEFSRPQFLNVLPETEVADPKRLLICTGKIGHELRMERKKRKDDSTGIIFIEQLYPWPEAELMAELQRHANAREIVWVQEEPSNMGALWFVVPRLRRISGGRQVLTVKRSASASPATGSAKAHDLEQKTLIEVAFGNPTK; encoded by the coding sequence ATGGCCTCTACTACTCAGGAATATCAGAGGAGCTCACTTCTCATTGATCCACATGACCGGGAGCGCGTCTTTGAGGCGTTCCGGCGGTGGGGATACCTTCAGGCTCAACTTGACCCGCTCGGACAATATTTCGCTCCCCAAATGGTTCCCGAACTTGACATTCAGGGAGACTTCGCCAGCGAAGCTCGGCGCTACTACTGCGGCACCATTGCGGCCGAGTTCATGCATATTCCTGATGCGGCGCGGCGCGAGTGGATTCAGGAGCGTCTCGAAGGCGATCCCGTTCCTGTTGACCAGAAGCACATACTCGAACTCCTGACCAAGGCAGACCTGTTTGAGCAGGTCATACAGTCGCGCTATCTCGGCACCAAGCGCTTTTCACTCGAAGGTGTGACCGCTCTTATCCCGCTTCTTGACGAAGTGCTGAACGACGCCGCAGAGCGCGGAGCCGTTCAAGTTGTGATCGCGATGAGCCACCGGGGACGCCTCAACGTAATGGTGAATACCGTCGGCAAAACTGCAGCGGATATGTTTGCCAAGTTTGAAGACGTCGATCCGCGCAGCGTGCTTGGTGGTGGCGATGTGAAGTATCATCAGGGTGCAACCGGCACCTTCACGTCCCGCAATGGGCAGACGATTAATCTCCATCTCGTCTCGAATCCAAGTCACCTCGAAGCTGTTGACCCTGTTGCAACCGGACGCGTGCGAGCCAAACAGATTCGCATGGGGGGCGAGGAGAAGGTTCTTCCCGTAATGATCCACGGAGATGCAGCGTTTGCCGGGCAGGGCATCTGGGCCGAGACGATGAATCTCGCGGGTGTGGACGGATACACAGTTGGTGGCGGTCTGCACATCATCGCGAATAATCTGATCGGATTTACAACTGAACCGTGCGAGACCAATTCGTCGCGCTACTCCTCGGATTTGGCGAAGCGCTTGCCGATCCCAATCTTTCACGTCAACTCCGAAGATCCTGACGCTGTGCTGCGCATCGCGAGACTAGGAACTGAATACCGCTACACGTTCCACAGCGATGTCGTCATCGATCTCGTGGGATATCGCCGTCACGGACACAGCGAAGTTGACGATCCGACTATCACGCAACCCATTCGCTACGCGCGAATTAAAGATCACCCGCCGCTGCACGAAATCTATGCAAAGCGGATCGGCGTCGATAACGCTAAGCGCGTACAAGAGATTACGGCCGAGATCGGAGAGGCGCAGAAGCAGGCGACGAAACTGAAGAAGATGCCCCGGCTGGCCAAGCTTCCTGAGTACTGGGATAAGTACCGTGGCGGGCGATTCAAGCCTGAATACGCCGTCGAGACTGGAATCTCGGCAGAGCAAATTGCGCAGATCTCAGACCAGCTGACAAGCTATCCCAAAGAATTCCACATTCATCCGAAAATCAAGAAGCTGCTGGAACAGCGTGCCGAAATGGGACACGGCAAGCGTTCCTTCGACTACGGCATGGCTGAAGCTGTTGCTTTCGGCTCGCTCGTGCTGCAAGGAGTTCCGGTGCGCTTGAGCGGGCAGGATTGCAAACGTGGCACCTTCAACCAACGCCACAGCGTGCTGATCGATGTCGAAAACGAAGCCGAATACATTCCGCTCAATCATCTTGCTCCGCAGCAGGCGAAGTACGAGGTGTACAACTCGATCCTGTCGGAAGCAGGTGTGCTTGGTTTCGAATATGGATACAGCCGCGACTATCCCGAGTCCCTGGTTTTGTGGGAAGCGCAGTTCGGCGATTTCGCCAACGGCGCGCAGATCGTGATCGACCAGTTCATCGCCGCAGGTGAAGACAAATGGGGCCTGCTGAGCGGGGTCGTACTGCTCCTGCCTCACGGCTACGAAGGTCAAGGCCCGGAGCACTCGAGCGCGCGCATCGAGCGTTATCTGCAGCTTGCTGCCAGAGACAACATGCAGGTTTGTCAGCCATCTACTGCCGCGCAGTACTTCCATTTGTTGCGACGGCAAGTGCTGCGTCCATGGCGCAAGCCGTTGGTTGTCTTTACCCCGAAGAGTATGCTGCGGCATCCAGATGCGAGCTCGTCGTTACAGGAGTTCAGCCGTCCCCAGTTCCTCAACGTGCTTCCCGAAACGGAAGTTGCCGATCCGAAGCGTCTGCTGATCTGCACAGGCAAGATCGGGCACGAGCTGCGAATGGAACGCAAGAAGCGGAAGGATGATTCCACTGGAATCATCTTTATCGAACAACTCTATCCCTGGCCCGAAGCGGAACTCATGGCCGAATTACAGCGTCACGCAAATGCGCGCGAGATTGTCTGGGTGCAGGAAGAGCCTTCTAACATGGGCGCCCTTTGGTTCGTCGTACCGCGCTTAAGACGGATCTCCGGCGGGCGGCAGGTCCTAACCGTGAAACGGTCTGCGAGCGCTAGTCCCGCCACTGGCTCGGCCAAGGCTCACGATTTGGAACAGAAGACGTTGATTGAAGTTGCTTTTGGGAATCCAACGAAATAG
- the aceE gene encoding pyruvate dehydrogenase (acetyl-transferring), homodimeric type translates to MNAFPIAPAEPAESDQGEVAEWLEAFDQIVQDEGPSRAGELLEALSRRARESGIEPPAQLNTPYKNTIPVEQELPYPGDRDMERRIESLIRWNAMAMVHRQNKKDSGIGGHLATYSSLATLLEVGFNHFFRASYGDQPGDMIYFQGHASPGVYGRAFLEGRISEQQVLNFRHETRGEPGLSSYPHPWLMPDFWRFPTVSMGIGPINAIYQARFMRYLENRNLIENTPRKIWAYLGDGETDEPESLGALTVATREKLDNLIFVVNCNLQRLDGPVRGNGKIINELEGAFRGAGWNVIKVIWGSDWDALFARDRSGLLLKRMEESVDGEYQSFKAKGGAYVRKEFFGRYPELLELVRDMNDEQLENLHRGGHDPKKIYNAYLRAVEHKGGPTVILAKTVKGYGLGSAQARNATHQEKKLTDEALVAFQRRFNIPVPKEAAKDGVPYRPKDDTPEIVYMKQRRKELGGYMPAREKKEPNLNAPALDFFSDALGGSRGRAVSTTMGFVSMLRTLMKHPEIGKLVVPIVPDEGRTFGLESAIRQVGIYASQGQLYTPHDQDILLYYREEKDGQILEEGITEAGSMASFAAAGTAYSNYRVPTIPFYMYYSMFGFQRVGDLIWAFGDARGKGFLMGGTAGRTTLSGEGLQHCDGHSVVMSSVYPNCITYDPAFAYEMAIIVQDGLRRMYQNGEDIYYYITMYNEDYAMPEMPRGVEEGVLRGIYKYKGAPGGKATMQLFGSGPILNEALKAQAILAEKYGVQADVWSVTSYTELRREALATDRWNLLHPAEKERQPNILKALEGADGPIIAASDYMKIVPDQLSPWLRERLVTLGTDGFGRSDNREYLRKHFEVNAESIAAAALSRLSREKKFDAKKAQKALQELNINPEKIDPAKA, encoded by the coding sequence ATGAACGCTTTCCCAATTGCGCCGGCTGAGCCGGCTGAGTCCGATCAGGGCGAAGTTGCCGAGTGGCTTGAAGCCTTCGATCAGATTGTTCAGGACGAGGGCCCCAGCCGGGCTGGCGAGCTGCTTGAAGCACTCTCGCGCCGGGCGCGCGAATCGGGCATAGAGCCTCCGGCTCAGCTCAACACTCCTTACAAGAACACGATTCCAGTCGAGCAGGAGCTGCCTTATCCAGGCGATCGCGATATGGAGCGCCGGATCGAATCTCTGATCCGCTGGAATGCAATGGCGATGGTGCATCGCCAGAACAAGAAAGATTCCGGCATCGGCGGACACCTCGCCACTTACTCTTCCCTCGCCACGTTGCTCGAAGTGGGCTTCAATCACTTCTTTCGTGCCAGCTACGGTGATCAGCCGGGCGACATGATTTATTTCCAGGGACACGCCTCGCCCGGTGTTTACGGCCGCGCATTTCTCGAGGGACGCATAAGCGAGCAGCAGGTTTTGAATTTCCGCCATGAAACTCGTGGTGAGCCAGGCTTGTCGTCTTATCCACACCCATGGCTAATGCCAGACTTCTGGCGCTTTCCGACGGTCTCGATGGGGATTGGTCCGATCAACGCCATCTATCAGGCGCGCTTTATGCGGTATCTCGAAAATCGAAATTTGATCGAGAACACACCACGCAAGATCTGGGCCTATCTCGGAGACGGCGAGACTGATGAGCCAGAGTCCCTCGGTGCTCTTACCGTCGCCACGCGAGAGAAGCTCGACAACCTGATCTTCGTCGTGAACTGCAATCTCCAGCGCCTAGACGGCCCGGTGCGTGGAAATGGAAAGATCATTAATGAACTCGAGGGAGCTTTTCGGGGTGCTGGTTGGAATGTAATCAAAGTCATCTGGGGCAGTGATTGGGATGCACTCTTTGCTCGCGATCGCTCGGGCCTCTTGCTCAAGCGGATGGAAGAGTCCGTTGACGGCGAGTACCAGAGCTTTAAGGCTAAAGGCGGTGCCTATGTGCGCAAGGAGTTCTTTGGCAGATATCCGGAATTGCTCGAACTCGTCCGAGATATGAACGACGAGCAACTCGAGAACCTGCACCGCGGCGGCCACGATCCCAAGAAGATCTACAACGCGTATTTGCGCGCCGTGGAGCACAAAGGCGGGCCAACCGTCATTCTGGCCAAGACTGTGAAGGGATACGGACTCGGCTCCGCACAGGCGCGCAACGCCACGCACCAGGAAAAGAAACTGACTGACGAAGCACTTGTCGCCTTCCAACGCCGCTTCAACATTCCCGTGCCGAAAGAAGCCGCGAAGGATGGAGTGCCTTATCGCCCGAAAGATGACACGCCAGAAATCGTCTACATGAAGCAGCGGCGCAAGGAACTGGGCGGCTACATGCCGGCACGCGAGAAGAAGGAGCCTAACCTAAACGCGCCTGCGCTGGACTTCTTCTCCGATGCGCTGGGCGGCTCGCGTGGTCGTGCTGTCTCAACCACGATGGGCTTCGTGAGCATGTTACGTACGCTGATGAAGCATCCCGAAATAGGAAAGCTCGTGGTCCCTATCGTTCCGGACGAGGGACGTACCTTCGGACTCGAATCTGCGATCCGCCAAGTTGGTATTTATGCCAGCCAGGGGCAGCTCTATACGCCGCACGATCAGGACATCCTGCTCTACTACCGCGAAGAGAAGGATGGGCAGATTCTGGAGGAAGGAATTACGGAAGCGGGATCGATGGCTTCGTTTGCGGCTGCCGGCACGGCCTATTCAAACTACCGCGTACCGACAATTCCGTTTTACATGTACTACTCGATGTTCGGTTTCCAGCGCGTGGGTGACCTCATTTGGGCGTTCGGTGACGCGCGTGGCAAGGGTTTCCTCATGGGCGGCACCGCAGGCCGTACCACCTTGTCCGGCGAGGGTTTGCAGCACTGCGACGGACACAGCGTGGTGATGTCGAGTGTCTATCCAAACTGCATTACCTACGATCCGGCATTTGCGTACGAGATGGCCATCATCGTTCAGGATGGTCTGCGGCGCATGTATCAGAACGGTGAGGATATTTATTACTACATCACGATGTACAACGAGGATTACGCCATGCCCGAGATGCCGAGGGGCGTCGAGGAGGGCGTTCTTCGTGGCATATACAAGTACAAAGGGGCTCCGGGCGGCAAAGCAACTATGCAGCTCTTCGGCAGTGGACCAATCTTGAACGAAGCTCTCAAGGCTCAGGCGATCCTCGCTGAGAAATATGGTGTGCAGGCCGACGTGTGGAGTGTAACCAGCTACACCGAGCTACGCCGCGAGGCACTGGCGACCGACCGCTGGAACTTGCTGCACCCTGCTGAGAAAGAAAGGCAGCCCAACATCCTGAAAGCTCTGGAAGGAGCCGATGGGCCGATCATCGCCGCCAGCGACTACATGAAGATTGTTCCCGACCAACTTTCGCCATGGCTGCGCGAGCGGCTGGTGACACTCGGCACCGATGGCTTTGGTCGCAGCGATAATCGCGAGTACCTGCGCAAGCATTTCGAGGTCAACGCTGAGTCCATCGCCGCTGCAGCACTCTCGCGTCTTTCGCGGGAGAAAAAGTTCGATGCGAAGAAGGCGCAGAAAGCTCTGCAGGAGCTGAACATTAACCCGGAAAAGATTGACCCAGCGAAGGCGTAG
- a CDS encoding translation elongation factor Ts, whose amino-acid sequence MSTTTVNIDAKLVKELRDKTGAPFGDCKTALVGANGDVEQAIILLRKKGVAMAGKKASRSTNEGSVASYIHAGGKIGVLLELNCESDFVARTDDFKELLHDISMHIAATDPKYIRREDVTPEDYDREKEIYRAQAAATGKPAPVVEKIVEGKMAKFYEEVCLLDQPFIKEQTISVSQLIATKIGKLGENISVRRFARFKVGEQSWTIAQTKFPSAAEETKQ is encoded by the coding sequence ATGAGCACTACTACTGTGAACATTGACGCAAAACTAGTGAAGGAGCTGCGCGACAAGACCGGTGCTCCGTTCGGAGACTGCAAGACCGCTCTTGTGGGCGCCAACGGCGACGTTGAGCAAGCGATTATCCTGTTGCGGAAAAAAGGCGTCGCCATGGCGGGCAAGAAAGCGTCACGCAGTACAAACGAAGGGTCTGTAGCCAGCTACATCCACGCCGGCGGCAAGATCGGCGTGTTGCTCGAGCTCAACTGCGAGAGCGACTTCGTCGCCCGCACCGACGACTTCAAGGAGCTGCTGCACGACATCTCCATGCACATCGCCGCCACAGATCCGAAGTACATCCGCCGCGAAGATGTTACGCCTGAAGACTACGACCGTGAGAAGGAGATCTACCGCGCACAAGCGGCGGCAACCGGCAAACCTGCTCCGGTAGTCGAGAAGATCGTCGAAGGAAAGATGGCGAAGTTCTACGAGGAAGTGTGCCTGCTCGATCAGCCCTTCATCAAGGAGCAGACCATCAGCGTCTCGCAACTGATCGCTACTAAGATCGGCAAGCTGGGCGAGAACATCTCCGTCCGCCGCTTCGCCCGCTTCAAGGTAGGCGAGCAGAGCTGGACGATTGCGCAGACGAAATTTCCGAGCGCAGCAGAGGAAACAAAACAGTAA
- the rpsB gene encoding 30S ribosomal protein S2 codes for MANITMKELLEAGVHFGHQTKRWNPKMKEYIFGERNGIYIIDLQKTLKMFKDASKYVQDMAAQGKTIMFVGTKRQAQDAIAEEATRCGMFYVNQRWLGGLLTNWVTIQKSVKRLQELDDMATDGRYDLLPKKEVIKLERERKHLQANLAGIKSLKRLPDTLFVIDSNKEQIAVREARKLGIPVVAVVDTNCDPTEVDYVIPGNDDALRAIRLFASKIADSIVEGAQAATDKQDAEFVGAVGAATETPAGESTVGSEYAEDGEAGSDDINLEEVLGGNIRKSSAAAATVEAEAAVEER; via the coding sequence TTGGCGAATATCACCATGAAGGAATTGCTCGAAGCGGGCGTCCACTTCGGGCACCAGACGAAGCGCTGGAATCCCAAGATGAAGGAATACATCTTCGGGGAACGCAACGGAATTTACATTATCGACCTGCAGAAAACGCTCAAGATGTTCAAAGACGCGAGCAAGTACGTGCAAGACATGGCCGCGCAAGGCAAGACGATCATGTTCGTCGGCACCAAGCGCCAGGCGCAAGACGCGATCGCCGAAGAGGCCACCCGCTGTGGAATGTTCTACGTGAACCAGCGCTGGCTTGGCGGACTGCTTACGAATTGGGTCACCATCCAGAAATCGGTGAAGCGGCTTCAGGAACTCGACGACATGGCGACCGACGGCCGCTATGATCTTCTGCCGAAGAAGGAAGTCATTAAGCTGGAGCGCGAGCGCAAGCACCTCCAGGCGAACCTGGCGGGAATCAAGTCGCTGAAACGTCTGCCCGACACGCTGTTCGTGATCGATTCGAACAAGGAGCAGATTGCAGTGCGGGAAGCCCGCAAGCTTGGAATCCCAGTGGTCGCGGTCGTAGACACGAACTGCGATCCTACCGAAGTGGATTATGTGATCCCCGGCAACGACGATGCGCTGCGCGCGATCCGGCTGTTTGCTTCGAAGATCGCTGACTCAATCGTGGAAGGCGCGCAGGCTGCGACAGACAAGCAAGACGCAGAGTTTGTCGGCGCTGTGGGAGCTGCCACTGAAACGCCTGCTGGCGAGAGCACCGTGGGTAGCGAATACGCTGAGGACGGCGAGGCGGGCTCCGACGACATAAACCTCGAAGAGGTGCTGGGCGGCAATATCCGGAAGTCTTCGGCCGCAGCTGCGACGGTGGAAGCAGAAGCTGCTGTCGAGGAACGCTAA
- the rpsI gene encoding 30S ribosomal protein S9, with product MADLVQYYGTGRRKSSIARVFLRPGSGSFQVNGRPFDNYFVTEAQRVSAKSPLVSSETGTTFDVVATVNGGGVNGQADAIKLGIARALLEFNIELRKKLKGEGLLSRDARGKERKKYGQKGARKRFQFSKR from the coding sequence ATGGCTGATCTGGTTCAGTACTACGGCACGGGACGTCGCAAGTCGAGCATTGCTCGCGTCTTTCTGCGTCCCGGCAGCGGAAGTTTTCAAGTGAACGGGCGTCCGTTCGACAACTATTTTGTGACCGAAGCCCAGCGCGTGAGTGCGAAGTCCCCGCTGGTTAGCAGCGAGACCGGCACAACATTCGACGTGGTTGCTACCGTAAATGGCGGCGGCGTAAACGGGCAGGCCGATGCAATAAAGCTGGGCATCGCCCGGGCGCTGCTCGAGTTCAACATCGAGCTGCGCAAGAAGCTGAAGGGCGAAGGTCTGCTCTCGCGCGATGCGCGCGGTAAAGAGCGCAAGAAGTACGGACAAAAGGGAGCCCGAAAGCGCTTCCAGTTCTCGAAGCGGTAA
- the rplM gene encoding 50S ribosomal protein L13, with translation MSTTFPTEGKIARKWYVVDATDQTLGRLATRVAHILAGKHNPQYTPFIDTGDHVVVINAAKVKLTGMKAGQKVYHRYTGYPGGLRSEQYDKKLARRPEAVVEDAIKGMLPHTKLGRAMASKLKVYRDDKHTHAAQKPEPLVLAK, from the coding sequence ATGTCTACTACTTTCCCCACTGAGGGGAAAATCGCGCGCAAGTGGTACGTGGTCGATGCCACGGACCAGACCTTGGGACGCCTAGCGACTAGGGTTGCACACATCCTCGCGGGCAAGCATAACCCGCAGTACACGCCTTTCATCGACACCGGCGATCACGTGGTCGTGATTAACGCCGCCAAGGTCAAGCTGACCGGGATGAAGGCAGGACAAAAGGTTTATCACCGCTATACCGGATATCCGGGTGGATTGCGTTCTGAGCAGTACGACAAAAAGCTCGCTCGCCGTCCAGAAGCGGTCGTGGAAGACGCGATCAAGGGCATGCTGCCCCACACCAAGCTTGGACGCGCAATGGCAAGCAAGCTGAAGGTGTATCGCGACGACAAGCACACGCACGCGGCCCAGAAGCCCGAGCCGCTGGTTTTGGCGAAGTAA
- a CDS encoding VIT1/CCC1 transporter family protein, giving the protein MSTTPQSPSPTPAATRKILAALEKNWQAEKSGYYTYETLASRERDPVRKEKLHHLAEAELHHAQLWEQRIRELGGPEPKYDGSPTGEADSLANRIGGPDMALRRLELDESRDIARYGRQLKELGDRRSVEILHQVIQDEREHYKTLRDLIRTSGPYPHRVRQLKPGEARQLLDELIAKRDQGQAHAAGWIGDAIYGINDGLGAIFGIVSGVSGATLGNSKFVLIAGLAGMVASALSMGSGAYLAAKSEREIYEAELEREREAITFNESEARELLSLYYQVKGLPSSDADKFVDHLARDKEQFVRTLAAERLNATEEGLRNPMVSATSGALSTAVGAFIPIVPFFFMSGYPAVITAAIVSLVAHFAVGAAKSLITVRSWWSSGMEMTLVGAVEGIVTYFIGIGLGRIGS; this is encoded by the coding sequence ATGAGTACGACGCCGCAGTCGCCGAGCCCGACCCCGGCAGCCACGCGCAAAATCCTTGCCGCGCTGGAAAAGAACTGGCAAGCAGAGAAGTCCGGCTATTACACCTACGAAACGTTGGCTTCGCGGGAGCGGGATCCTGTCCGCAAAGAAAAGCTTCATCACCTCGCTGAGGCCGAGCTTCATCATGCGCAGCTATGGGAGCAGCGCATCCGAGAACTGGGCGGTCCCGAGCCTAAGTACGACGGCAGTCCTACCGGAGAGGCGGATTCTCTCGCCAATCGCATCGGTGGTCCCGATATGGCACTACGCAGGCTCGAGCTCGATGAGAGTCGCGATATCGCGCGCTACGGACGTCAGCTCAAGGAGCTTGGCGATCGGCGCAGCGTTGAGATTCTTCACCAGGTCATCCAGGACGAGCGCGAGCACTACAAAACGCTGCGTGACCTGATCCGCACTAGCGGACCGTATCCGCATCGGGTGCGTCAACTCAAGCCGGGTGAGGCGCGCCAGCTTCTCGATGAGCTGATTGCCAAGCGCGACCAAGGACAAGCTCATGCCGCCGGATGGATCGGCGATGCCATCTATGGGATCAACGACGGGCTGGGCGCGATTTTCGGCATCGTCTCCGGAGTCTCGGGAGCGACGTTGGGAAACAGTAAGTTCGTCTTGATCGCCGGCCTCGCCGGCATGGTCGCCAGTGCTCTCTCGATGGGTTCTGGAGCGTACCTGGCAGCGAAGAGCGAACGCGAGATCTATGAGGCCGAACTCGAGCGTGAGCGGGAAGCCATCACTTTCAATGAATCGGAAGCTCGCGAGTTGCTCTCCCTTTACTACCAGGTGAAGGGGCTGCCCTCCAGCGACGCCGACAAGTTTGTCGATCACCTCGCGCGCGACAAAGAGCAATTTGTGCGTACGCTCGCGGCCGAGCGCCTCAATGCGACTGAAGAGGGCTTGCGGAATCCAATGGTGTCCGCGACTTCCGGCGCTTTATCAACCGCTGTGGGAGCTTTCATCCCTATCGTGCCGTTCTTTTTCATGAGCGGGTACCCTGCTGTAATCACCGCAGCCATCGTTTCACTGGTTGCCCATTTTGCCGTCGGAGCCGCCAAATCGTTGATTACGGTACGCTCCTGGTGGTCGAGCGGCATGGAGATGACGCTGGTTGGCGCCGTGGAGGGTATAGTGACGTACTTTATCGGGATTGGATTAGGGCGGATTGGATCATGA
- a CDS encoding class I SAM-dependent rRNA methyltransferase, whose amino-acid sequence MTPRSSTLTKQEPRTEQSVRVSWRGSLRLRNGHPWVYRSDLEGSPTLPRAGVVRVLEEGGRFLGCAISSSSSQIALRMISDRDCDEAELPSLVSARTKAAIEYRNALNIPEKSNAYRLVFSEADQLPGLIIDRYNDVLAFQVLTQAMDRTDVREAILETLEAEIRPAGIVERVEERIRELEELPAIEGRLIRGDKTRTIIEMRAEPEKPPLRFEYDAAAGQKTGAFLDQRENYATAQRYAHGSALDVFCYQGGFALHLARVCQQVTGVDASRAALEAGERNFELNRSLLAVPEIEWLEANAFDLLRDWSDTGRKFQTIILDPPAFAKTKKALPTALRGYKELNLRALKMLDSGGILLTCSCSHHVSQEEFLGMLAESARDARRRIRLLEVRGQSQDHPVVAGIPETAYLKCVIAFAE is encoded by the coding sequence ATGACGCCTCGATCCTCCACCCTGACGAAGCAGGAACCACGCACCGAGCAGTCAGTCCGTGTGAGTTGGAGAGGATCACTGCGTTTGCGCAATGGACATCCCTGGGTCTACCGCTCCGACCTGGAAGGATCGCCCACACTCCCGCGTGCTGGAGTGGTTCGTGTGCTTGAAGAAGGTGGCCGTTTTCTCGGCTGCGCGATTTCCAGCTCCAGCTCTCAAATCGCCTTGCGGATGATTTCAGATCGGGACTGCGACGAGGCTGAACTTCCTTCCCTTGTGTCTGCCCGGACCAAGGCCGCGATCGAATACCGTAATGCGCTCAACATTCCGGAGAAGAGCAACGCTTATCGGCTGGTGTTCAGTGAAGCCGATCAACTTCCCGGGCTGATCATCGATCGTTACAACGACGTGCTCGCCTTTCAGGTGCTCACACAGGCGATGGATCGAACCGACGTTCGCGAAGCAATTCTCGAGACCTTAGAAGCGGAGATTCGTCCTGCAGGCATTGTCGAGCGAGTAGAAGAGCGAATTCGCGAACTGGAAGAACTGCCTGCGATAGAAGGCCGTCTCATCCGTGGCGACAAGACGCGAACGATCATCGAGATGAGAGCAGAGCCCGAGAAGCCTCCGCTGCGTTTTGAATACGATGCAGCCGCGGGACAAAAGACGGGAGCGTTCCTCGATCAACGAGAGAACTACGCGACGGCCCAGCGTTACGCGCACGGAAGCGCGCTGGACGTTTTCTGCTACCAGGGAGGGTTCGCGTTACACCTTGCTCGCGTGTGCCAACAGGTAACGGGAGTGGACGCGTCGCGTGCAGCGCTGGAAGCAGGTGAGCGTAATTTTGAATTGAATCGCAGTTTGCTGGCTGTTCCGGAGATCGAGTGGCTGGAGGCGAATGCCTTTGATCTGCTGCGCGATTGGTCCGACACCGGACGGAAGTTTCAGACGATCATTCTCGATCCGCCAGCTTTTGCCAAGACGAAGAAGGCGCTTCCGACCGCGCTGCGTGGTTACAAAGAGCTGAATCTTCGCGCTTTGAAGATGCTCGACTCGGGCGGGATTCTCTTGACTTGTTCGTGCTCGCATCATGTCTCTCAGGAGGAGTTTTTAGGAATGCTGGCAGAATCGGCACGCGATGCGCGTCGTCGTATTCGCCTGCTGGAGGTTCGCGGCCAGAGTCAGGATCATCCAGTAGTCGCCGGGATTCCGGAGACGGCTTACCTCAAGTGCGTGATTGCGTTTGCGGAATAG